From a single Candidatus Cetobacterium colombiensis genomic region:
- a CDS encoding vWA domain-containing protein, with protein MYNFKLPYILLLIPIVTYLFFRKRSQGAIKVPGIQIIKKHSTGSKKHLLGKVFIYLSTVLMILALARPQLTREGKVVKKDGIDIVIALDLSKSMEARDFNPNRLEKSKELLKEFIDKRPNDRLSLVVFGGEAYTKVPLTFDHNVLKNMISTITTDDITSNNRTAIGMGLGVALNRLKDSNSKSKVVILMTDGENNSGEMSPTGAAEVAKSLGIKVYTIGIGAKEIPVAGFFGTSYIQNKELDENLLDSIAQTTDGKYFRASDSKEFQNIFNEINNLEKSKIDSRSVYDITEYFEQFLKAALILLLIGVFFEYFKYIRIP; from the coding sequence TATATATTATTACTAATTCCCATAGTGACCTATCTATTTTTTAGAAAAAGATCTCAAGGTGCTATAAAAGTTCCAGGGATACAGATAATTAAAAAGCATTCAACTGGAAGTAAAAAACATCTATTGGGAAAAGTTTTTATATATTTATCAACAGTACTTATGATTTTAGCATTAGCTCGACCTCAACTGACAAGAGAGGGAAAAGTTGTAAAAAAAGATGGTATTGATATAGTTATAGCTTTAGATTTATCTAAATCTATGGAAGCTAGAGATTTTAATCCAAATCGTCTAGAAAAATCTAAAGAACTCTTAAAAGAATTTATAGATAAAAGACCTAACGATAGATTGTCACTAGTTGTTTTTGGTGGAGAAGCCTATACAAAAGTTCCATTGACCTTTGATCATAATGTGTTAAAAAATATGATTTCAACTATAACTACAGACGATATAACAAGTAACAATAGAACAGCTATTGGTATGGGATTAGGAGTTGCATTAAATAGATTAAAAGATTCAAATTCTAAATCGAAAGTTGTTATTCTTATGACTGATGGAGAAAATAACTCTGGTGAAATGAGTCCTACTGGAGCAGCAGAAGTAGCTAAAAGCTTGGGAATAAAAGTTTACACTATAGGAATAGGAGCAAAAGAGATTCCTGTAGCAGGTTTTTTTGGAACATCTTACATACAAAATAAAGAGTTAGATGAAAACCTTTTAGATTCTATTGCTCAAACAACAGATGGAAAATACTTTAGAGCAAGTGATTCAAAAGAGTTTCAAAATATATTCAATGAGATAAACAATTTAGAAAAATCAAAAATTGATAGTAGAAGTGTTTATGATATAACTGAGTATTTTGAACAATTTCTAAAAGCTGCACTTATTTTACTTTTAATAGGAGTATTTTTCGAATACTTTAAATATATAAGAATACCATAG